The nucleotide sequence AAACAGATGTAATGCCTAAATAGGAAGCGATATAATGTTGCTGTACACGCAATAATATCTCATGATTTTCCTGAAGAATTTTTTGTATCGGACTTCTGGTTTGTCCTGAATTCGTGGAATCAATAAATGTTGGTATGAGGCTACACAGCTAATGAGATACTTATTGAACAGGTTTTGAAAGGCTTTATCATTTTGTAATAAATCCATTTCCTTTTTACCAATAATCAAAAGAACCGAATGTATTGATTTTGTCTCTGTTCAGTCATTTACTGTTTATGGTTCTATTAGCTTAAAAAGCTATTTTAGATAACTTAATTTCAAAGTAGCACACATCTGCATTGTGGTAATGTGAAGGAAGATTCACAAAATTTTTCAACTTTTTGATTCCCAAAAAACTAAATCCACAATTTTTGTAGTGTTGAATCAGCTTTACATTTTCACCACAAGTATCCATGCGGATATATTTTTTATCTTTCGCAAAATCCTTTGCCCAATCTACAATTATTTTTACAAAATTGTGGCCCCGGAAACTCGGGTTTGTTGCTATTCTATGAATATAAAGAGCAGATACCCCATCGTCATCTTTCCAAATTTCTGGGTCGCTGTATGTAATTGCCCAAACGCAGGCAATCTCATTATCAATCAGTAATTTGAATTGTCTGTTTTCAGCAATTTCTTCTTCTATCAATGTTTTATCAAATTCCGGCCATTGGTTTTCGGGAAACTTTT is from Flavobacterium dauae and encodes:
- a CDS encoding GNAT family N-acetyltransferase, giving the protein MKIVNSTEIDISEIFRLYKLATAFQREKFPENQWPEFDKTLIEEEIAENRQFKLLIDNEIACVWAITYSDPEIWKDDDGVSALYIHRIATNPSFRGHNFVKIIVDWAKDFAKDKKYIRMDTCGENVKLIQHYKNCGFSFLGIKKLKNFVNLPSHYHNADVCYFEIKLSKIAF